In Clostridium sporogenes, one genomic interval encodes:
- a CDS encoding DNA cytosine methyltransferase has translation MITAKSYFSGAGGMDLGLVQAGINITHSYEIDSTCCNTLRTNFTHEIHQEDISKITVLDQQDADIYVGTFPCTRYSAIADIHGTRTGDDLFLHFFRHVALARPEMYIVENVPGMKKFRVVMEALTRLPDYYVRIECPINANMWLPQKRKRLILIGTKRPFDNLKYPESNPIKLKNLLEDDPEIDIPNYVYKRLNGAYRDKPIISTPEGVAPTCVAHYSKDLSTRLINDGKRVRPYTPKEYARLQGFPDSFKFAGSNRDIYKQVGNAVAVPMGKWVGEQVIRYFN, from the coding sequence ATGATAACAGCTAAAAGCTATTTTAGTGGAGCTGGGGGAATGGATTTAGGATTAGTCCAAGCAGGTATAAATATAACACATTCTTATGAGATAGATTCTACTTGTTGTAATACATTAAGAACTAATTTTACTCATGAAATACATCAAGAAGATATAAGTAAAATTACAGTATTAGACCAACAGGATGCAGATATATATGTTGGAACTTTCCCATGTACTAGATACTCAGCTATAGCAGATATACATGGTACTAGAACTGGTGATGATTTATTTTTACACTTTTTTAGGCATGTGGCACTAGCAAGACCAGAAATGTACATTGTAGAAAATGTTCCAGGTATGAAAAAATTTAGAGTAGTAATGGAAGCTCTTACAAGATTACCAGATTATTATGTAAGGATTGAATGTCCTATAAATGCTAATATGTGGCTCCCACAAAAAAGAAAAAGATTAATTTTAATTGGCACTAAAAGGCCATTTGATAACTTAAAATATCCAGAAAGCAATCCAATAAAGCTAAAAAATTTATTAGAAGATGATCCGGAAATAGATATACCTAATTATGTTTATAAAAGGCTCAACGGAGCATATAGGGATAAACCTATAATATCTACACCAGAAGGAGTAGCACCAACATGTGTTGCTCATTATAGTAAAGATTTAAGTACAAGACTTATTAATGATGGTAAAAGGGTAAGACCTTATACGCCAAAAGAATACGCAAGGCTTCAAGGATTTCCAGATAGTTTTAAATTTGCAGGTAGTAACAGGGATATTTATAAACAAGTAGGTAATGCTGTTGCTGTTCCAATGGGAAAGTGGGTTGGAGAACAGGTAATAAGATATTTTAATTAA
- the ltrA gene encoding group II intron reverse transcriptase/maturase, with protein METINKFNKSATSPHITEWYTLNWKKINKYVKRLRQRIFRAEQLSQKRKVKKLQRLMLRSKANLLISIKRVTQINKGKRTAGIDGFKATTEWEKIGLFNLLKNYNIKYIKPKPAKRTYIPKKNGKLRPLGIPIIKDRIYQNIVKNALEPQWESKFEAIAYGFRPKRGTHDAIQQLYLKLRKGSKRQWIFEGDFKGCFDNLNHEYIIECLNNFPAKETIYKWLKAGYIDNNVFKNTNEGTPQGGIISPLLANIALHGIEEELGVEYRLNKRQGYYLKGDSIGIVKYADDFVILCKTKEEAETMYEKLSPYLKKRGLELAEDKTRITHISMGFDFLGFNIRQYKKNKGMTLLIKPSKASIKKVKKSIKEVFEEHRGNPIGAIIGKLNPIIRGTGNYWSCVISKDIYSSIDHYVWLKTRKYLKTLHPNKSWKWRIKRYFKPDFTGVSKDKWILTDPNNNKNQLMKMNWIPIVRHVLIKYKNSPDDPSLKDYFKVRDEKEFNRHNILSRRKLAKKSKYKCRICNQSLVGEESLEVNHIVPTLIGGKDEYDNLELLHTSCHIQHHKLLNKYGEGKDLPKIKKFFAEKNVDPSGKEGITLMKKQLRKFKYNLLG; from the coding sequence ATGGAAACTATTAATAAATTTAATAAGTCGGCTACTTCTCCACATATCACAGAGTGGTACACACTTAACTGGAAGAAAATAAATAAATATGTGAAGAGATTACGCCAACGGATTTTTCGTGCCGAGCAGTTAAGTCAAAAAAGAAAAGTTAAGAAACTACAAAGACTAATGTTGAGAAGCAAGGCTAATTTGTTAATCTCAATTAAGAGGGTAACTCAAATCAATAAGGGGAAACGAACAGCAGGGATTGATGGATTTAAAGCAACTACTGAATGGGAGAAAATAGGATTATTTAACCTACTCAAAAATTATAATATCAAATACATTAAACCTAAACCTGCTAAAAGAACATATATCCCTAAGAAAAACGGTAAATTAAGACCTTTAGGAATACCAATAATTAAAGATAGGATATATCAAAATATTGTTAAAAATGCTCTTGAACCTCAATGGGAAAGTAAATTTGAAGCCATAGCATATGGGTTTAGACCTAAAAGAGGTACACACGACGCAATCCAACAATTATATCTAAAATTGAGAAAAGGCAGTAAACGCCAGTGGATTTTTGAGGGTGATTTCAAAGGTTGTTTTGATAATCTAAACCATGAATATATTATAGAATGTCTTAATAACTTTCCAGCTAAAGAAACGATATATAAATGGCTCAAGGCTGGATATATTGATAACAATGTCTTTAAAAATACAAATGAAGGTACACCGCAAGGTGGAATAATTTCACCGTTACTAGCTAATATTGCATTACACGGAATAGAAGAAGAACTAGGGGTTGAATATCGGCTTAATAAAAGACAAGGATACTATCTAAAGGGCGACTCCATAGGTATTGTGAAATATGCTGATGATTTTGTTATTTTATGTAAGACAAAAGAAGAAGCAGAAACAATGTACGAGAAACTTAGTCCTTATCTTAAGAAAAGGGGACTGGAACTTGCTGAAGATAAAACGAGAATAACTCATATCAGTATGGGATTTGATTTTCTTGGATTCAATATAAGGCAATACAAGAAAAATAAGGGTATGACATTACTAATTAAACCATCCAAAGCAAGTATTAAAAAAGTCAAAAAATCAATCAAAGAAGTCTTTGAAGAACATAGAGGTAATCCAATCGGAGCAATAATAGGTAAACTTAATCCAATCATAAGAGGCACAGGAAACTATTGGTCTTGTGTAATATCGAAAGATATCTATAGTAGCATAGACCACTATGTATGGCTTAAGACAAGAAAATATCTTAAAACACTTCATCCAAATAAATCTTGGAAATGGAGAATTAAAAGGTACTTTAAACCTGATTTTACGGGAGTAAGTAAAGACAAATGGATACTTACAGACCCTAATAATAACAAAAATCAGTTAATGAAAATGAATTGGATACCTATAGTAAGACATGTATTAATTAAATATAAAAACAGCCCAGATGACCCTAGTTTAAAAGACTATTTTAAAGTAAGAGATGAAAAAGAGTTTAATAGACATAATATTTTAAGCAGACGCAAATTAGCTAAGAAAAGCAAATATAAATGTAGAATATGCAATCAATCATTAGTTGGCGAGGAATCACTTGAGGTCAACCATATTGTACCAACTCTAATTGGTGGTAAAGATGAATATGATAACTTAGAACTACTACATACAAGTTGTCATATACAACATCATAAATTACTGAACAAATATGGGGAAGGTAAAGATTTGCCTAAAATTAAAAAATTCTTCGCAGAAAAAAATGTAGACCCATCAGGTAAAGAGGGAATAACCTTGATGAAAAAACAGCTTAGAAAGTTTAAATATAACTTGCTAGGATAA